From Nitrospirota bacterium, a single genomic window includes:
- a CDS encoding tetratricopeptide repeat protein — MSLYILSGFAHAGQDDLTSQFLSLPVKGDTDRVWFNKGKILYEQMDYLKSRNAFSKISNNAPPDILAESLYLSANCLLKTGNYDTAASLADDVSSKSWVYPFALYTRAMISLNKGNNMEALKLLEEVSKHTGSVLSFLRKQTAEEEARQRQTLALAHRASLTLGFMHLEKKEYNEAIKYLLEIPKESQYYANALFGLGWAYAGMDRLVRSVVIWETLFSSYPNSRYSLEVAPYIGNAYTQLNAYGKAVEQNGIALRYYKDVSAKISALIIEIQQGDIKKISTIINVYGNNEVSAGLRLYKGLLQMEEYLGQSGPDTHPDSESLIRNSIKKRQLILDDIKSAEVAHLEKLQKQLLETSIETTIRMAQNLMLEGGGQISSNMTFIDHD, encoded by the coding sequence TTGTCTCTTTACATTCTATCCGGTTTTGCTCATGCTGGACAAGACGATCTCACATCACAATTTCTCTCTCTGCCTGTTAAAGGAGACACTGACAGAGTCTGGTTTAATAAGGGCAAGATCCTATATGAACAGATGGACTACCTGAAGTCACGCAATGCCTTTTCAAAGATTAGTAATAATGCCCCCCCTGATATATTAGCTGAATCGTTATATTTATCAGCCAACTGTCTTCTAAAGACAGGTAATTATGATACTGCCGCATCACTTGCAGATGATGTTTCCAGCAAGAGCTGGGTTTACCCATTCGCCCTCTATACCAGGGCAATGATCAGCCTGAACAAAGGCAATAATATGGAGGCATTAAAACTGCTTGAAGAGGTGTCAAAACATACAGGAAGTGTCCTGTCATTCCTGAGAAAACAGACTGCTGAAGAAGAGGCAAGACAGAGACAAACATTGGCTCTCGCTCACAGGGCAAGTCTTACTCTTGGATTTATGCATCTCGAAAAGAAAGAGTACAATGAAGCTATTAAATATCTATTAGAGATCCCAAAAGAGAGCCAATACTATGCAAACGCCCTTTTTGGTCTCGGATGGGCATATGCTGGTATGGACAGGTTGGTAAGGAGTGTGGTTATCTGGGAGACTCTGTTCTCATCATACCCGAATAGCCGTTATTCTCTTGAAGTAGCTCCCTATATTGGAAATGCATATACTCAATTGAATGCCTATGGGAAGGCTGTAGAGCAAAACGGTATCGCCCTTAGATATTACAAAGATGTCTCTGCAAAGATATCTGCTTTAATAATCGAGATACAACAGGGGGATATTAAAAAGATATCCACCATTATCAATGTCTACGGAAATAATGAGGTGAGTGCCGGGCTGAGATTATACAAGGGATTATTGCAGATGGAAGAATACCTTGGCCAGTCGGGTCCGGACACCCATCCTGATTCTGAGTCATTGATCAGAAATTCAATTAAGAAGCGGCAGCTCATACTTGATGACATCAAGAGTGCAGAGGTTGCGCATCTGGAGAAACTACAAAAACAGCTTCTTGAAACCTCGATTGAGACCACAATCAGGATGGCACAGAATCTCATGTTGGAAGGCGGCGGACAGATTAGCAGTAATATGACGTTTATTGACCATGATTAG
- a CDS encoding acetoin utilization protein AcuC codes for MKTAFIYTPDFAIYDYGAGHPMKTIRLKLCHDLINSYHVFDEKGVQLIKAVPAKKEEVTLFHDEDYINALALQDADPSLCYHFGFGSGDNPKFKGVYEWSLLSAGASIQAARLVASGAAGAAFNIAGGLHHAMPGKASGFCYINDPAVAIYELLRQGKRVAYVDVDAHHGDGVQFGFYNSDKVLTISLHESGEFLFPGTGFVEEIGEGIGKGYSVNLPFYPGTGDDVFFWGFDEVVPPIIKAFKPDIMVTQLGVDTMTSDPLTHLNLTTNGFCRMVERFRSFGIPWVALGGGGYDITAVARSWTLAFGIMCGIELNDEIPAESQINLNKYGLKGNTLRDHEKGLPENGTEKRWAETKINYIRENIFPFYGI; via the coding sequence ATGAAAACTGCATTCATTTATACCCCGGATTTTGCCATTTATGACTATGGCGCCGGACATCCCATGAAGACGATCAGGCTAAAGCTTTGCCATGACTTAATTAATTCTTATCACGTATTTGATGAAAAAGGCGTTCAACTCATAAAAGCAGTGCCGGCGAAAAAAGAAGAAGTCACATTGTTTCATGATGAAGACTATATAAACGCCCTCGCACTTCAGGACGCAGATCCGTCATTATGTTACCATTTTGGTTTCGGCTCCGGCGATAACCCGAAGTTTAAGGGTGTATATGAATGGTCGCTGCTGTCGGCAGGGGCTTCCATTCAGGCAGCGAGACTGGTTGCCTCAGGGGCGGCCGGCGCCGCATTTAATATTGCGGGCGGTCTGCATCACGCCATGCCGGGCAAGGCATCCGGTTTTTGCTATATCAATGATCCGGCAGTAGCCATCTATGAGCTCTTAAGACAGGGCAAAAGGGTCGCTTACGTTGACGTTGACGCCCATCACGGTGACGGCGTTCAATTCGGATTCTATAATAGTGACAAGGTCCTTACCATTTCGCTCCATGAGAGTGGAGAGTTTCTATTTCCAGGCACAGGATTTGTTGAAGAGATCGGAGAAGGCATTGGAAAGGGTTACTCTGTAAATCTACCCTTCTATCCCGGGACCGGGGATGATGTCTTTTTTTGGGGGTTTGATGAAGTCGTGCCGCCTATTATCAAGGCTTTTAAACCTGATATTATGGTAACACAATTAGGCGTTGATACCATGACATCAGACCCGCTTACTCATCTCAACCTTACAACAAATGGATTCTGCCGTATGGTTGAGAGATTTCGATCATTCGGGATTCCCTGGGTTGCTTTAGGTGGCGGTGGATATGATATAACTGCAGTAGCAAGGTCCTGGACCCTTGCATTTGGAATAATGTGCGGAATTGAGCTGAATGATGAAATCCCGGCTGAAAGTCAGATTAATCTTAATAAATACGGTTTGAAAGGTAACACCCTGCGTGACCATGAAAAGGGATTACCGGAAAACGGCACTGAAAAAAGATGGGCTGAAACTAAGATAAACTACATCAGGGAGAACATCTTTCCATTTTATGGTATCTAA
- a CDS encoding ABC transporter permease subunit — MLKFIFKRLFWGIPVLWAVATITFIIMHTVPGGPFDEEKQLPPEIKANIEQKYYLDRPLSEQYIFYLLSLVKGDLGPSYKYTGRTVSNIIADTLPASIELGLLAFILSILIGVAAGIISAISQEQHGWIDKASMMMAIGGVSIPHFVLATILILILSHTLRIFPPALWEGWRYAILPALSLAAAPAAYMARVMRASFISILKEDYLRTCYAKGLPVRSIFFKHALKNAISPIVTFSGPLLAGLITGSFVIEYIFSIPGMGKYFVTAVINRDYPLIMGVTIVYAVMIVLANIIVDILYSILDPRVRQ, encoded by the coding sequence TTGCTTAAATTTATCTTTAAAAGACTATTCTGGGGTATACCGGTCCTGTGGGCCGTAGCCACCATCACATTCATCATCATGCACACAGTGCCTGGTGGTCCGTTTGATGAGGAGAAACAACTGCCCCCTGAGATCAAGGCCAATATTGAGCAGAAGTATTATCTTGACAGACCTTTATCAGAACAATATATATTCTATCTCTTAAGTCTAGTGAAGGGAGACCTGGGACCTTCATATAAATATACCGGCAGGACTGTGAGCAATATAATTGCCGACACATTACCGGCATCCATTGAATTAGGCCTTCTTGCATTTATCCTGTCGATTTTGATTGGGGTGGCCGCAGGCATCATCTCCGCCATATCACAGGAACAGCATGGATGGATTGATAAGGCAAGCATGATGATGGCAATAGGAGGTGTATCAATCCCGCATTTCGTCCTTGCAACCATATTAATCCTGATATTGTCTCATACCCTTCGTATCTTTCCACCTGCTCTCTGGGAGGGATGGAGGTATGCCATACTCCCTGCCCTGTCCCTTGCTGCAGCGCCTGCCGCCTACATGGCACGGGTCATGCGGGCAAGCTTCATTAGTATACTTAAGGAAGATTATCTGCGTACATGTTATGCAAAGGGATTGCCGGTCAGATCTATATTTTTCAAACATGCATTAAAGAATGCAATATCACCAATAGTAACATTCTCAGGACCGCTGCTGGCCGGTCTTATAACAGGGTCATTCGTAATAGAATACATATTCTCAATACCGGGTATGGGCAAATACTTTGTAACAGCAGTAATAAACAGGGACTATCCGCTGATCATGGGCGTAACCATTGTATATGCTGTCATGATTGTGCTGGCTAACATAATAGTGGATATCCTGTATTCTATTCTTGATCCGAGGGTCAGGCAATAG